The Geotoga petraea genome has a segment encoding these proteins:
- the adhE gene encoding bifunctional acetaldehyde-CoA/alcohol dehydrogenase, which translates to MSIQKVKTIEDLERVIQKAKSAQKEYSTFNQEKVDEIFRRASISANSYRIWLAKEAVKETKMGIVEDKVIKNHFSAEYIFNKYKDEKTCGIIDEDKTFGIKRVAEPIGIIGGIIPTTNPTSTTIFKSLLSLKTRNAIIFSPHPKAKKSTVAAARVILEAAIASGAPEGIIGWIDEPSIELSQYLMKHDDINLILATGGPGMVKAAYSSGKPAIGVGAGNTPAVIDETAHLKMAVNSILMSKTFDNGMICASEQSVIVVDKVYEEVKKEFLERGAYILNKKEKEAVGKILLKNGHLNPAIVGQPAHEIAKMAGVKVPKEAKVLIGEVSKIGEDEPFAYEKLSPTLAMYKAEDFENGVEKAVKLVEFGGMGHTSVLYTDQYNQDRVEYFGMKLKTGRVLMNMPSSQGAIGDIYNFKLEPSLTLGCGSWGGNSVSENVGVKHLMNIKTVAERRENMLWFKVPPKMYFKYGCLPLALHELENKKRAFIVTDKFLFDSGYSEKVTSILENMGIDTEVFFDVEPDPSLNTVNKGVNIMNTFQPDVIIALGGGSPMDAAKIMWLMYEHPEVKFEGLALRFMDIRKRVYKFPELGKKASMVAIPTTSGTGSEVTPFAVVTDNKTGIKYPIADYELTPNMAIIDPELVMSMPKSLTANSGIDALVHAIEAYVSVFASEYTNGLSLEAIRLIFKYLKRSYDNGAEDQKAREKIHQASTMAGMAFANAFLGICHSMAHKLGSAFHIPHGLANALLINEVIKYNSSDNPIKQTAFPQYKYPLAKSRYAKIADHLKLPGKNDEEKIENLINEIEKLKKDIGIPKSIEKAGVDKKDFYAKLDEMSENAFDDQCTSTNPRYPLISEIKDIYIKSFEGK; encoded by the coding sequence ATGAGTATTCAAAAAGTTAAAACTATCGAAGATTTGGAAAGAGTGATACAAAAAGCGAAATCAGCTCAAAAAGAGTATTCAACATTTAATCAAGAAAAAGTAGATGAAATATTCAGAAGAGCTTCCATATCAGCAAATTCATATAGAATATGGCTTGCAAAAGAAGCTGTAAAAGAGACAAAAATGGGTATAGTTGAAGATAAAGTTATTAAAAACCATTTTTCAGCAGAATATATTTTCAATAAATATAAAGATGAAAAAACTTGTGGAATTATAGACGAGGACAAGACTTTTGGGATAAAGAGGGTAGCTGAACCGATAGGGATTATTGGAGGTATTATACCTACAACTAACCCAACATCAACAACTATTTTCAAATCTTTGCTTTCATTAAAGACAAGAAACGCGATAATCTTTTCTCCCCATCCGAAAGCAAAGAAAAGCACTGTGGCTGCTGCAAGAGTAATACTCGAAGCAGCAATAGCCTCTGGTGCACCAGAAGGTATCATTGGTTGGATTGACGAACCTTCAATTGAACTGAGTCAGTATCTTATGAAACATGACGATATAAACCTAATACTTGCAACAGGTGGCCCTGGAATGGTTAAAGCAGCTTATTCTTCTGGAAAACCAGCGATAGGTGTTGGAGCTGGTAACACTCCTGCGGTAATAGATGAAACAGCACATTTGAAAATGGCGGTAAACTCAATTTTGATGAGTAAAACTTTTGATAACGGCATGATCTGTGCTTCTGAACAATCTGTAATTGTAGTGGACAAAGTTTATGAAGAAGTAAAAAAAGAGTTTCTTGAGAGAGGGGCTTACATTTTAAACAAAAAAGAAAAAGAAGCAGTGGGAAAAATACTTTTGAAAAATGGTCATTTAAATCCAGCAATAGTTGGACAACCTGCACATGAAATTGCAAAGATGGCCGGAGTCAAAGTTCCAAAAGAAGCAAAAGTATTGATAGGTGAGGTATCTAAAATTGGAGAAGATGAACCTTTTGCCTATGAAAAACTATCTCCAACATTGGCGATGTATAAAGCTGAAGATTTTGAAAATGGTGTTGAAAAAGCAGTTAAATTAGTCGAATTTGGGGGAATGGGTCATACATCTGTTCTTTACACTGATCAATATAATCAAGACAGAGTGGAATATTTCGGCATGAAGTTAAAAACGGGTAGGGTACTTATGAACATGCCTTCTTCACAAGGCGCAATTGGTGATATTTACAATTTCAAACTCGAACCATCATTAACCCTTGGTTGTGGTTCTTGGGGTGGAAACTCTGTCAGTGAAAACGTAGGAGTAAAACATCTTATGAATATAAAAACAGTAGCTGAAAGAAGGGAAAATATGCTTTGGTTTAAAGTTCCTCCAAAAATGTATTTTAAATATGGTTGTTTGCCTTTGGCATTACATGAGTTAGAAAATAAAAAGAGAGCTTTTATTGTTACTGATAAATTCTTATTTGATTCTGGATATTCTGAAAAAGTCACATCTATTCTAGAAAACATGGGGATAGATACAGAAGTTTTCTTTGATGTTGAACCAGATCCATCACTTAACACTGTGAACAAAGGAGTAAACATAATGAACACTTTTCAACCAGATGTGATAATAGCTCTTGGTGGAGGCTCTCCAATGGATGCTGCGAAAATTATGTGGCTCATGTACGAACATCCAGAAGTTAAATTCGAGGGACTAGCTTTAAGATTCATGGATATAAGAAAAAGAGTTTACAAATTTCCAGAATTGGGTAAAAAGGCATCTATGGTTGCCATTCCTACTACATCTGGAACAGGTTCAGAAGTAACTCCATTTGCAGTTGTAACAGACAATAAAACTGGAATAAAATATCCAATTGCGGATTACGAACTAACTCCAAACATGGCAATAATAGATCCAGAATTGGTTATGAGTATGCCAAAGAGTTTAACTGCAAACTCTGGTATAGATGCCCTTGTTCATGCGATAGAGGCCTATGTTTCTGTTTTTGCAAGTGAATATACTAATGGTTTGTCTTTAGAAGCAATAAGGCTAATCTTCAAATATTTAAAAAGATCATACGATAATGGAGCAGAAGATCAAAAAGCTAGAGAAAAAATTCATCAAGCTTCTACAATGGCGGGAATGGCTTTTGCAAATGCATTTTTAGGAATTTGTCACTCAATGGCACATAAATTAGGAAGTGCTTTTCACATTCCACACGGTTTGGCGAATGCTTTATTGATAAATGAAGTAATAAAGTACAATTCTTCAGATAACCCAATAAAACAAACAGCTTTTCCCCAATATAAATATCCATTGGCTAAATCAAGATATGCAAAAATAGCGGATCATTTGAAATTACCAGGAAAAAATGATGAAGAAAAGATAGAAAATCTAATTAATGAAATAGAAAAATTGAAAAAAGATATAGGAATACCAAAATCAATAGAAAAAGCCGGGGTAGACAAAAAGGATTTCTACGCAAAATTAGACGAAATGTCTGAAAATGCTTTCGATGACCAGTGTACATCGACAAATCCAAGATATCCTTTGATCTCTGAAATAAAAGATATATATATTAAAAGTTTTGAGGGTAAATGA